The genome window ATAAAATGGCTGACCCCTCTCGTTGACTGGATTGTTGTCGTATGAATTTCATTATGATCAAATTTCACAAATAAGTAATTTGGAAACAGAGCTTCTTGCACAGTCGTTCTTTTTCCTCTAACCACTTTTTCCATTTCAGTCATGGGCGTCATACAAACAACATTCTGTCGATTTAAATGCTCCATAGCGCGTTCAATTTGGCCTCGTTTGCAATAAAGCAAATACCATTTTTCCATTTTTTTGAATTCCATCTGACAAAACTATGTTTATGATAACAAATTACGACATAACAATGTGACTAATGAATAACAGCACCATATCATTGATATTCATCAGTCTATATTAATCGAATATAGTCTTATGATAACTGTAATGCAAAAACCAAATCAGTAGGAGACATAATGGATATCTTTTTGTTGAGTAACGGCAAGCTACCAGGCAACCCTGTATGGCTAAGCTACGCTTTACTCGAATCAAAGAAATGATTGCTCGTAAGAACATAAAGTCAGCGGTTTTGGTTCCTTATGCAGTTCTTCGTGGCTCACATGACGAAAGAGCAGAGCAGCTTTCCGAAGCGTTGGGAATAAAAGTTACATCAATTGAGCATTTTTCTAGCCCAGTGGACGCGATTGAGCAGGCAGAATGCATTCTTGTAAGTGGCGGCAATACTTGGTGGTTGAATAAATGCCTACATGAGAATGGGTTGATCGTTGCGATTCAACGCGCAGTTCGTGAACGTGGCGTGCCATATATCGGCTGGAGCGCAGGATGTAATGTAGCGACACCAAGTATTCGTACTACGAATGATATGCCTGTGAGTAACGCAGCAATTATGCCATCTTTAGGGCTATTCCCATTACAAATTAATCCTCATTATATTGATGCTCACATCTCTGGTCATATGGGAGAAACTCGTGATGAGCGATTACAAGAATTTTGTGTGATTAATCCTCATGAAGTTGTTGTTGCGCTCAGGGAAGGAAGTGGGTTACAAATTAAAGGTAATGAACTTCATTATTTCAGCGGAAAAGATGAAGGTTTTAAACTATTTCAGCATAATAAAACATTCTCAGAGCAATTTAATACATTACTATTAGAAAAATTAGTCCCTTTTGATTGCCAGTAAAATGGTATACTAAACCAGAAAAAGATTGATTTTTAAGTGCTTTAGACAGTAACTTGTAACCTTGGCCGGACGTCTTATAATGGGACTCCCTCTGTAACAGTAAAAGAAGATAATGAAATACCGTGACCTTAGAGATTTCATCTCGCAACTTGAAAAACAAGGCGAGCTAAAACGCATTACAATGGAAGTCGACCCCTATTTGGAAATGACAGAAATTGCAGATCGTACACTAAGAGCAGGGGGACCGGCCCTATTATTTGAAAATCCCAAAGGCTATAACATGCCTGTCTTGTGTAACCTGTTTGGAACAACTAAACGTGTTGCGATGGGGATGGGGCAAGAAGATATAAAAGCTTTACATGAAGTAGGCAAATTACTGGCGTTTCTGAAAGAGCCTGATCCACCGAAAGGTTTCCGTGACCTTTTTGATAAGCTTCCAAAATTTAAACAAGTGTTGAATATGCCAGCTAAACGGTTAAGCTCAGCGGCTTGTCAGGAACAAATTTGGGCAGGTGAAGACGTTGATCTCACAAAAATACCTGTTATGCATTGTTGGCCAGAAGATGCTGCCCCTCTAATTACATGGGGTCTGACGGTTACTAAAGGCCCACATAAAGAAAGGCAAAACTTAGGTATTTATCGTCAGCAAGTTCTTGGAAAAAATAAAGTTATTATGCGTTGGCTATCTCATCGCGGTGGTGCTTTGGATTTTCAAGAATGGTGCCAAGCACATCCCGGTGAAAAATTTCCTGTTGCAGTTGCCCTTGGTGCAGATCCTGCGACCATTTTAGGTGCGGTAACACCAGTTCCTGACACATTATCAGAGTACGCTTTTGCGGGGTTGTTGCGTGGTAATAAAACCGAGGTTGTTAAATGCATATCGAATGACCTCGAAGTTCCTGCTGGCGCTGAAATTATTTTAGAAGGGTATATTGAACCGGGTGAAATGGCCCCTGAAGGCCCTTATGGTGACCATACTGGTTATTATAATGAAATAGATAATTTCCCAGTATTTACTGTGACTCATGTGACTCAGCGTCGTGATGCAATTTATCATTCAACTTATACGGGAAGGCCACCAGATGAGCCCGCAGTATTAGGGGAAGCCTTAAACGAAGTCCTTGTTCCCATTCTTCAAAAACAATTCCCTGAAATTGTTGATTTTTATCTTCCTCCTGAAGGGTGCTCGTATCGTCTTGCCGTTGTGACAATGAAAAAACAATATGCAGGACATGCTAAAAGAGTCATGATGGGAGTCTGGTCATACCTGCGCCAATTCATGTACACTAAGTTTGTTATTGTTTGTGATGATGATATTAATGCACGAGACTGGAAAGATGTCATCTGGGCAATTACAACCGTATGGATCCTGCTCGTGACACAGTAATGATGGAAAATACGCCCATAGATTATCTCGACTTCGCTTCTCCTGTATCAGGATTAGGCTCAAAAATGGGGCTTGATGCCACCAACAAATGGCCGGGTGAGACAGATCGTGAGTGGGGGCGTCCTATTGTAATGACAGAGAGCGTTAAATCTCGCATTGATGATATTTGGGAACAGTTAAATATTTTTGACACAAAATAAGAGGGAAACCATGGCAACTTTAAGCTGTAAAGTAACATCTGTTGAATCTATCACGGATACGGTTTATCGGGTGATTTTGTTGCCAGATGGTCCTTTTCATTTTAAAGCAGGTCAATATTTAATGGTCGTGATGGATGAGAGAGATAAGCGACCATTTTCAATGGCTTCTACACCGAATAATAAAGAAACTATTGAATTACATATTGGTGCTTCTGAGATTAATTTATACGCAATGGCTGTCATGGATAGAATTTTAGACCAGAAACGTATAAATATTGACATTCCTCACGGTAAAGCTTGGTTTCGGGAAAATAGCAGTAACGCAATGATCTTAATTGCAGGTGGAACCGGTTTTTCCTATACCCACTCTGTATTACTTGCAGCTTTAGCTGAAAACTCGGATCGTAATATCACTTTCTATTGGGGTGGTCGCCAATTGGAACACTTATATGACCTTGGTGAATTGCAGGCCCTCAGTGAAAATTACCCTAATTTGAAGATCACTCCAGTTGTAGAGCAACCAGACGAACTATGGCGTGGTAGAACAGGAACAGTCCTGAGCGCAGTATTAGAAGATTTTGGTGATTTATCCAGTCATGATATCTATATCGCAGGCCGCTTTGAAATGGCTAAAATAGCGAGAGAGCGGTTTTGTAGTGAGCGAGGAGCTAAGGCAGAACAACTCTTTGGAGATGCTTACGAATTCATTTAACCCGTCCTACTTCAAATTGTAGGGGTGTTGGTTTCGCTCATTCGCCCTAGTCACATACTTTTGTATGCTCCTAGGGCCTCATTCACTTACCGCCTACCTACAATCTGAACTATGAGGGTTAAACTCGTCATGGTTTTTGCGTAAAATCAGATCTGTTCAAATTGTAGGGGTGTTGGTTTCGCTCATTCGCCCTAGTCACATACTTTTGTATGCTCCTAGGGTCTCATTCACTTACCGCCTATCGATAATCTTTAAATTTTTCGTGGCTATTTGACCAGAAAAATGCAAAAAAAACCCGCCCCTGACTAGGCGGGAACATAGACAAAATACAATGTTTGCGAAAACTAAATTGTTAAACACGCTCA of Providencia rettgeri contains these proteins:
- the ubiD_1 gene encoding 3-octaprenyl-4-hydroxybenzoate carboxy-lyase, which codes for MKYRDLRDFISQLEKQGELKRITMEVDPYLEMTEIADRTLRAGGPALLFENPKGYNMPVLCNLFGTTKRVAMGMGQEDIKALHEVGKLLAFLKEPDPPKGFRDLFDKLPKFKQVLNMPAKRLSSAACQEQIWAGEDVDLTKIPVMHCWPEDAAPLITWGLTVTKGPHKERQNLGIYRQQVLGKNKVIMRWLSHRGGALDFQEWCQAHPGEKFPVAVALGADPATILGAVTPVPDTLSEYAFAGLLRGNKTEVVKCISNDLEVPAGAEIILEGYIEPGEMAPEGPYGDHTGYYNEIDNFPVFTVTHVTQRRDAIYHSTYTGRPPDEPAVLGEALNEVLVPILQKQFPEIVDFYLPPEGCSYRLAVVTMKKQYAGHAKRVMMGVWSYLRQFMYTKFVIVCDDDINARDWKDVIWAITTVWILLVTQ
- the pepE_1 gene encoding Peptidase E produces the protein MAKLRFTRIKEMIARKNIKSAVLVPYAVLRGSHDERAEQLSEALGIKVTSIEHFSSPVDAIEQAECILVSGGNTWWLNKCLHENGLIVAIQRAVRERGVPYIGWSAGCNVATPSIRTTNDMPVSNAAIMPSLGLFPLQINPHYIDAHISGHMGETRDERLQEFCVINPHEVVVALREGSGLQIKGNELHYFSGKDEGFKLFQHNKTFSEQFNTLLLEKLVPFDCQ
- the ubiD_2 gene encoding 3-octaprenyl-4-hydroxybenzoate carboxy-lyase; protein product: MMENTPIDYLDFASPVSGLGSKMGLDATNKWPGETDREWGRPIVMTESVKSRIDDIWEQLNIFDTK
- the fre gene encoding NAD(P)H-flavin reductase; amino-acid sequence: MATLSCKVTSVESITDTVYRVILLPDGPFHFKAGQYLMVVMDERDKRPFSMASTPNNKETIELHIGASEINLYAMAVMDRILDQKRINIDIPHGKAWFRENSSNAMILIAGGTGFSYTHSVLLAALAENSDRNITFYWGGRQLEHLYDLGELQALSENYPNLKITPVVEQPDELWRGRTGTVLSAVLEDFGDLSSHDIYIAGRFEMAKIARERFCSERGAKAEQLFGDAYEFI